One genomic window of Lytechinus variegatus isolate NC3 chromosome 1, Lvar_3.0, whole genome shotgun sequence includes the following:
- the LOC121431529 gene encoding uncharacterized protein LOC121431529 gives MAGREYQLTYHNREVRLNKSITKSGDNISGRLMGGIKPSEGFIELSASSGEWMRVCKESFTDRVAEVICGELGYPGVKDTTFVNVNTQNCTRAPSCGDDTYRLVDCTAGNSSCQSNQVVKIICHEPGYRGCYELQTQQLQNSSKYAFSTASQCIYLCKSHEIQTLALMNENECFCSSSAEVNFDDLSTCDNHSIPSAEFSIYDAS, from the exons ATGGCGGGGAGAGAATATCAGTTGACATACCATAATCGAGAAGTGAGGTTAAATAAGTCGATTACAAAAT CAGGAGACAATATTTCAGGTCGTTTAATGGGAGGTATTAAACCGTCAGAAGGATTCATCGAACTTTCGGCATCATCAGGTGAATGGATGAGAGTCTGTAAAGAGAGCTTTACGGATAGGGTGGCAGAAGTCATCTGTGGAGAGCTTGGCTATCCAGGCGTCAAAGATACCACCTTTGTGAATGTGAATACACAAAACTGTACGAGAGCTCCAAGTTGCGGAGATG ATACGTATCGTTTGGTGGATTGCACGGCCGGGAATTCAAGTTGCCAATCTAACCAGGTTGTGAAAATAATATGTCATG AGCCCGGGTACAGAGGATGCTATGAGCTTCAAACTCAACAGTTACAGAACAGTTCAAAATATGCGTTTTCAACGGCGTCACAATGTATATACTTGTGTAAATCACATGAAATTCAAACTCTCGCtcttatgaatgaaaatgaatgtttcTGTTCCTCATCTGCTGAGGTCAATTTTGACGACTTGTCCACGTGCGATAACCATTCAATACCCTCAGCAGAATTTTCAATTTATGATG CTTCATAA